The Kordia sp. SMS9 genome window below encodes:
- a CDS encoding MoxR family ATPase has protein sequence MSDVAAIENLVKKHKELKNEISKIIVGQEKVIDQILLSIFSGGHALLIGVPGLAKTLMVNTIATTLGLDFKRIQFTPDLMPSDILGSEILDESRSFKFIKGPIFANIILADEINRTPPKTQAALLEAMQERAVTVAGHHYKLDLPYFVLATQNPIEQEGTYPLPEAQLDRFMFAIHLTYPTFAEEVQVVKATTTDVEASVKALFNAQEIIAIQKLIRKIPVADNVIEYAVTLVSKTRPKEESAIDIVKQYVDWGAGPRASQNLILAAKAHAAINGKFSPDIEDVQAVAIGILSHRVIRNYKAEAEGITIKKIIESLF, from the coding sequence ATGTCAGACGTTGCTGCTATTGAAAACCTTGTAAAAAAACACAAGGAACTCAAGAATGAAATCTCTAAAATCATTGTAGGTCAGGAAAAAGTAATCGATCAAATATTACTCTCCATATTTTCTGGTGGACATGCGTTATTAATTGGTGTTCCTGGATTGGCTAAAACACTCATGGTAAATACCATTGCAACAACGTTAGGATTAGATTTTAAACGCATTCAATTTACGCCCGATTTAATGCCGAGTGATATCTTAGGAAGCGAAATCTTAGATGAATCTCGAAGTTTCAAATTTATCAAAGGGCCTATTTTCGCCAACATCATTTTGGCAGATGAAATCAACCGTACGCCGCCAAAAACGCAAGCTGCTTTATTAGAAGCAATGCAAGAACGCGCGGTGACAGTGGCAGGACATCATTACAAACTAGATTTACCATACTTTGTATTGGCAACACAAAACCCAATTGAGCAAGAAGGAACCTATCCGTTACCAGAAGCGCAGTTAGACCGTTTTATGTTTGCCATTCACTTAACCTATCCAACATTTGCAGAAGAAGTACAAGTTGTAAAAGCAACTACTACAGATGTGGAAGCTTCTGTAAAAGCATTATTCAATGCGCAAGAAATCATTGCCATTCAAAAACTGATTCGTAAAATTCCTGTAGCAGACAACGTTATAGAATACGCGGTGACGTTGGTGTCTAAAACACGTCCGAAAGAAGAAAGTGCTATTGACATTGTAAAGCAATATGTAGATTGGGGCGCAGGACCAAGAGCTTCGCAAAACCTAATCTTAGCAGCAAAAGCACATGCGGCAATCAACGGAAAATTTTCTCCAGACATTGAAGATGTGCAAGCGGTTGCCATTGGAATTTTATCACACAGAGTCATTCGTAATTACAAAGCAGAAGCGGAAGGAATTACGATAAAAAAAATAATAGAAAGTTTGTTTTAG